In a single window of the bacterium genome:
- a CDS encoding MtrB/PioB family outer membrane beta-barrel protein — MRVFKVLGQTAILIAALCSLSLAAAGSGDVKVGYVYLDEEGNQSAYHPTFNLYEGATISLEGFRYRFDNGMLMRANLHNIILNNRNMNASLAQPGLFDVKVGHDQFRRIYNFDGTSFTRRHQEHASLSVQPMKYLKLFGGVLMMERSGTTTDLFDPTPVAATVDVDYKRSYYNVGAQVNYEGSMI, encoded by the coding sequence ATGAGAGTATTTAAGGTACTTGGGCAGACAGCCATTCTCATCGCCGCTCTTTGCTCGTTGTCACTTGCGGCAGCGGGTTCGGGCGATGTCAAGGTTGGTTATGTCTATCTTGACGAAGAAGGCAATCAAAGCGCTTATCACCCAACTTTCAACTTGTATGAAGGCGCTACGATCTCATTGGAAGGATTCCGTTACAGATTCGACAACGGAATGCTGATGAGAGCCAATTTGCATAATATCATTCTCAATAACCGCAATATGAATGCTTCGCTGGCACAGCCGGGACTATTCGATGTCAAGGTTGGTCACGACCAGTTCCGCCGGATTTACAATTTCGACGGGACCAGCTTCACGCGCCGCCATCAAGAGCATGCATCATTGAGCGTACAGCCAATGAAGTATCTCAAGCTGTTCGGCGGCGTGTTGATGATGGAACGCTCCGGGACGACGACCGATTTGTTCGATCCGACTCCAGTTGCGGCCACAGTCGATGTTGACTACAAGCGCAGTTATTACAATGTCGGCGCGCAGGTCAACTACGAAGGCTCGATGATTT